The following DNA comes from Winogradskyella sp. PG-2.
ACAATATCTATTGTTTTTAAAGTAGGAGCAGAACCAATTTTACTAAAACGTTCGGTTATGGTTTGTAAACGATCTATATCTTTTTCTATTTCTACAATATAGTCGGGATTCACATTTTCGGATTTCAATATTTCTGTCCAACCAACTAATGAAGATAAAGGTGTTCCGATTTGATGAGCAGTTTCTTTAGCCATACCTGTCCAAAGCTTATTTTGAGTTGCAATTTTAGAACTTCGGTAGAAGAAATAAGCGACTGCGCCAAATAAGAATATGATAAGTAATAAAGCTAATGGATAGTATTTTAATTTATTTAATAATGGCGAGTTACCATAGTAAAGTGTCGATAGAACTTTGTCTTTATAACGTATTACAATAGGTTGATTTTCCCGTTCAAATTTCTTTATTAGGTTCATAACATAAACCGTGTCTTGAGCCTTTTCCTCGTCAATATTATTGTGCTCAAAACTACCATCACTATCAACCTTTATCATTGGAGTGGTAGTGTTACTCTTTAAAATTTCTAGAGGTAATTCTCCAATATCAGCATCTAAATTAGTGGTCTTTTTTAGTTCCTTTTGAGCAAAGGACCAATTCTTCATTTTACTTCGCTCTTCAGCTTTAAAGTTTTGAAAAAACATATACGTATTCCAAAGGATAAGAGAGATGGTGATAAAGGAAGCAATAATAATAATCCAGCGGATTATATTTCGGTTTAAACTCAAGGTCATTGGTTAGTACAATTTCTTTTATACTTTTTAAATATAATGTAAAACTGTTAATAATATTGTGCTCTAATGTTTATAAAATGATTTCGCTTGCAGCTTATTATAATTATATTTGTTGAAAATCAGTTGACTACATGATTTCCTTAAATCCTAAAGACCTTTCTACCGGTAGATTACATGGTTATTTATTAAGTGCTGTAGCGCCTAGACCTATAGCTTTTGCTAGTACAATTGATACGGATGGGAATTCTAATTTGTCGCCTTTTAGTTTCTTTAATGTATTTAGTGCTAATCCACCAATACTTATTTTTTCACCAGCAAGACGAGTTAGAGATAATAGTATAAAGCATACTTTAATAAATGCTGAAGCTGTTAAAGAAGTAGTAATTAACGTGGTGAATTATGATATTGTACATCAAATGTCTTTGTCTAGCACAGAATATCCTGAAGATGTAAATGAATTTGAAAAAGCAGGATTAACCATGTTATCTTCAGATAAAGTAAAGCCATTTAGAGTTGCAGAATCTCCTGTTCAGTTTGAATGTAAGGTTAATGAGGTTGTTCATTTAGGAACTGAAGGAGGTGCAGGTAATTTAGTGATATGTGAAGTTGTAAAACTTCATATAGCTAATGAGGTTATGAATGCAGATAGTACTATAAATCAAGAGGCTTTGGATTTAGTAGCCAGAGCAGGCGGAAGTTACTATAGTAGAGCAAAAAGAGGTTTCTTTGAAATTCCTAAGCCTTTAAAAACTATGGGAATTGGCGTTGATGGTTTACCAGAGCATGTTAGAAATAGCATGATTTTAACAGGGAATAACTTAGGTATGTTAGCCAATGTAGATACATTGCCTAGTGAAGACGAAGTCAACCAATTTATAAAAGATATAAGTGAACGTTATCCTGAAATTGAAAACGCTACACATAGAAAAAAACATAAACTTGCTCAAAATTATTTGAGCTATGGAGACGTAGAAAGTGCATGGAAGTTATTACTTTCGTAGTCTCAAAAAAATACAATTACTAATAATTATAGATTAAGCAAAAATGGAAGTACAAGGACGTATTAAAGTAGTAGGAGAAACACAAACCTTTGGGAGTAATGGGTTTAGAAAAAGAGAAGTAGTAGTGACTACAGAAGAGCAATACCCACAACATATTATGGTTGAGTTTGTTCAAGATAAAACAGATTTATTGAATAACTATCAAGTAGGTCAACAAGTAAAGATTAATATTAACTTAAGAGGAAGAGAATGGGTAAACCCACAAGGAGAGACTAAGTACTTTAACTCAATACAAGGTTGGAGAATTGAAGCATTACAATCTGAAGCTGCTGGCGGAGATATGCCTCCAGTACCACCAACTGAAGCTTTTGAACCTGTAACAGATTTTAAAGATGGTGATCACGACGATTTACCATTCTAATTAAAAAGACTACGATTAAAAGGAAGGCTTGTCTTAATTTAAGGCAAGTCTTTTTTGTTTCTATTATAGTAATTAGAAGACTGCTAAAAATTAAAAAAGTCCTGATGGTTAATCAGGACTTAATATTGTGGTTTTAGGTTTGACCTCTACTAACAAACTTAAAAAAAAGCAATGATGAACAAAATTTATTTCATAAAGGTCATGTCAAATATCAATAAAATTCTTATACTATCAAAGCTAAAAGCCTTATTTAACAGCATAAATGTTAAAAAAATGTTATAGAAATCCAAGTTTATGCACTTTTTAACTCAAAAAATAGAATTCCCTAATGTTACTGAAGCCACAATAGATGGATTGCTAGCGGTTGGTGGTGATTTATCGGCAGAACGCTTACTATATGCCTATTCCAATGGTATCTTCCCATGGTTTGAAGTCGAAGAGCCTATACTTTGGTGGTCACCAGACCCACGATTTGTACTATACCCTAAGGATTTGAAGATTTCTAAAAGCATGAAACAGGTTTTGAGAAAAAATCATTTTAAAGTCACAGAAAATAAAGCTTTTAATAAAGTGATTGAGAATTGTGCCGAGGCAAAACGTCGAGGGCAAAAAGGAACTTGGATTACTGATGACATGTTAGAAGCTTATATTAAACTACATGAATTAGGGTATGCCAAGTCAATAGAGGTTTGGCAAAATAACGATTTAGTTGGTGGTTTATATGGTATAGATATAAAGAATCAAATTTTTTGTGGCGAAAGCATGTTTGCTAAAGTTAGTAATGCCAGTAAAGTTGGGTTTATCACTTTTGTTCAAAATTCTAATTACAAATTAATTGATTGTCAGTTACATACTAATCATTTAGAGAGTCTTGGTGGGAAGCATATTAAAAGGTCAGAGTTTTTAAAATTCCTTTAAATTTTTAAACTTGCTGAAGTTAAAAAGAACAATCTCTCTTCTGTATTTATATTAAAAGCTTCGAAACGATATTCTAGTCCTATTTGAAGTTTTAATTTTTCTGAAATGAGCCAACCAAATTGTGCAGTCGTTCTATGATCTATTTCTGATTTTATTTTAGAACTTTGACTAAGTAAAGCTTCCATGGAAGTTACAAGATAAGATTCACCAACATCTAGTTTTTCACCATTTAGCGGAAAGTCTATAGCAAAACGATATCTAGATCTAAAAATAGTGAGACGCTCTAGAATTCTTTGTTCAAAACGAAACCTATGTGCAAATCTAGTTGCCAAAACTTTTTTGGTATAATTAAATTGCTGTGTTAAGCGCAGTTCATTACTTCCACCATCAAAGGTTTCTCTAAAGCGGTATTGAATCCCAAGACTAAAACTATTATTGTAGTTGAGCTTAAAGGATGAGAATTGAGCTAAGTCTATTTGTCTATTTTCAAAACCAAATTCATTATCTCTATATAAATAATAGCGAGAACGTACAGCAAAGTTGATCTTATAATTCCCGGAAATAGTTTTGTTTATAGCGAATCCAGATTCACCAAGAGTCTCAAAATTATTTTGAGAAAAACTGCAATAGCTA
Coding sequences within:
- a CDS encoding sensor histidine kinase — protein: MKNWSFAQKELKKTTNLDADIGELPLEILKSNTTTPMIKVDSDGSFEHNNIDEEKAQDTVYVMNLIKKFERENQPIVIRYKDKVLSTLYYGNSPLLNKLKYYPLALLLIIFLFGAVAYFFYRSSKIATQNKLWTGMAKETAHQIGTPLSSLVGWTEILKSENVNPDYIVEIEKDIDRLQTITERFSKIGSAPTLKTIDIVEATQSSYDYLKARSSKLINFESNIPKRIINVNLNAQLYSWTIENLVKNAIDAMKGKGHLKLELSQNDKQILINITDTGKGISKPQFNKIFEPGYTTKKRGWGLGLSLARRIIEDYHNGKIKVLSSEIGKGTTIQIMLKTV
- the aat gene encoding leucyl/phenylalanyl-tRNA--protein transferase; this encodes MHFLTQKIEFPNVTEATIDGLLAVGGDLSAERLLYAYSNGIFPWFEVEEPILWWSPDPRFVLYPKDLKISKSMKQVLRKNHFKVTENKAFNKVIENCAEAKRRGQKGTWITDDMLEAYIKLHELGYAKSIEVWQNNDLVGGLYGIDIKNQIFCGESMFAKVSNASKVGFITFVQNSNYKLIDCQLHTNHLESLGGKHIKRSEFLKFL
- a CDS encoding DUF2490 domain-containing protein, which encodes MSTPCINRLLFLAALIYSYCSFSQNNFETLGESGFAINKTISGNYKINFAVRSRYYLYRDNEFGFENRQIDLAQFSSFKLNYNNSFSLGIQYRFRETFDGGSNELRLTQQFNYTKKVLATRFAHRFRFEQRILERLTIFRSRYRFAIDFPLNGEKLDVGESYLVTSMEALLSQSSKIKSEIDHRTTAQFGWLISEKLKLQIGLEYRFEAFNINTEERLFFLTSASLKI
- a CDS encoding DUF3127 domain-containing protein, which produces MEVQGRIKVVGETQTFGSNGFRKREVVVTTEEQYPQHIMVEFVQDKTDLLNNYQVGQQVKININLRGREWVNPQGETKYFNSIQGWRIEALQSEAAGGDMPPVPPTEAFEPVTDFKDGDHDDLPF
- a CDS encoding flavin reductase family protein, which encodes MISLNPKDLSTGRLHGYLLSAVAPRPIAFASTIDTDGNSNLSPFSFFNVFSANPPILIFSPARRVRDNSIKHTLINAEAVKEVVINVVNYDIVHQMSLSSTEYPEDVNEFEKAGLTMLSSDKVKPFRVAESPVQFECKVNEVVHLGTEGGAGNLVICEVVKLHIANEVMNADSTINQEALDLVARAGGSYYSRAKRGFFEIPKPLKTMGIGVDGLPEHVRNSMILTGNNLGMLANVDTLPSEDEVNQFIKDISERYPEIENATHRKKHKLAQNYLSYGDVESAWKLLLS